Proteins co-encoded in one Candidatus Margulisiibacteriota bacterium genomic window:
- a CDS encoding PAS domain S-box protein, translated as MKLRTKVIVSTALTLLAIFLVVMTSVRLLLIPHFLSAELDDAADRTQRIAGAFEAIELDTINYMARDWAVWDDCYNFMADGNKAFLDANITPTTFHNLRLHTILFVNTSGNLFKGFSYDSDRNQIVAPLPSIQKHLAEIASIPAKNMAHGSLLLPDGLLIFSAQPILTSEEKGPTRGVLVFARFVGGAELTYLSQSLQLPLKLFVPGKNISTNEFTRVSNKSRQGQLVEVVDDNTINGYSVIKDIYGKPAALLARNVPRIIYNNLNRTVNYLLAIIVFSGVLLGLIFQLLLDRLLLLRLSRLAGAITAIGKKEKINLTIPEDGNDEITSLQRAINNTFRSLNQAQAQILRSKELYNIIFENVNDIVFTLNLKGDFVSINRAVERILGYKIDELVGKNFSVLTTPESYAVIKAKIEQKVSGQTTRTRYEAEIKAKDGHIIVMDIDSQIQAEEGIPAAIFGVARDVTERKAYDLQLTSKMEELEQFHSLAVGRELRMTELETEINELLAKLGQKPKY; from the coding sequence ATGAAATTAAGAACGAAAGTGATCGTCTCGACCGCCCTGACCCTGCTGGCCATTTTCCTGGTCGTAATGACCAGTGTCAGGCTGTTGCTTATCCCCCATTTTCTAAGCGCTGAGCTTGATGATGCCGCTGACCGGACCCAAAGGATCGCGGGGGCGTTTGAAGCCATTGAGCTGGATACCATTAACTACATGGCCCGAGACTGGGCGGTCTGGGACGACTGTTACAATTTTATGGCTGACGGAAACAAAGCTTTCCTTGACGCCAATATTACCCCTACCACTTTTCACAACCTAAGATTGCATACTATTTTATTCGTTAATACTTCAGGGAACTTATTTAAGGGGTTTTCTTATGATTCCGATCGAAACCAAATTGTCGCCCCATTGCCAAGCATTCAGAAGCACCTGGCCGAGATCGCCTCCATCCCGGCAAAAAATATGGCCCATGGCAGCCTGCTCCTGCCGGACGGATTATTGATCTTTTCGGCTCAACCCATTTTAACCAGCGAAGAAAAAGGGCCGACCAGAGGGGTGTTGGTCTTCGCGCGTTTTGTTGGCGGCGCCGAGCTAACCTATCTTTCTCAGTCGCTGCAGCTCCCCTTGAAATTATTTGTCCCCGGGAAAAACATCTCTACAAATGAATTCACCCGCGTGAGCAACAAAAGCAGACAGGGCCAGCTGGTTGAAGTTGTAGACGATAATACCATAAACGGATATTCCGTCATCAAAGATATTTACGGAAAACCTGCCGCCCTGCTGGCCAGAAACGTGCCTCGGATCATTTATAACAACTTAAACAGGACTGTCAACTATTTACTGGCTATCATTGTTTTCTCGGGTGTTTTGCTGGGTTTGATCTTCCAGCTGTTATTAGACCGATTGCTTCTCCTGAGACTTTCCAGGTTGGCCGGCGCAATTACGGCTATCGGCAAGAAAGAAAAGATCAACCTGACCATTCCTGAAGATGGCAATGACGAGATCACTTCCCTGCAGAGGGCGATCAACAATACTTTTCGCTCGCTCAACCAGGCCCAAGCCCAAATACTTAGAAGCAAGGAACTTTATAATATTATTTTTGAAAATGTCAACGATATCGTTTTTACGCTGAACCTGAAAGGAGACTTTGTTTCGATCAACAGAGCGGTCGAGCGGATTTTGGGATACAAGATCGATGAGCTGGTCGGCAAAAACTTCTCCGTCCTTACTACTCCCGAGTCGTATGCCGTGATCAAGGCCAAGATCGAACAAAAAGTCAGCGGTCAAACTACCCGGACCCGCTATGAAGCGGAGATCAAGGCCAAGGACGGCCATATTATCGTTATGGACATTGACAGCCAGATCCAGGCTGAAGAAGGGATCCCGGCGGCGATCTTCGGGGTCGCCCGCGACGTAACCGAAAGAAAAGCCTATGATCTGCAATTGACAAGCAAAATGGAAGAGCTGGAACAATTTCACTCTTTAGCGGTTGGTCGGGAGCTCCGAATGACCGAGCTGGAAACCGAGATCAACGAACTGCTGGCCAAGCTTGGGCAAAAACCCAAATACTAA
- a CDS encoding arginine decarboxylase, pyruvoyl-dependent produces the protein MNLVPTKIFFTKGVGRHKEKLASFEMALRDAGIQAVNYVQVSSIFPPGCKLVTREQGMRSIKPGEITFIVMSRNDTNEPHRLISASVGMAIPSDPNSYGYLSEHHGNGMTDEECGDYAEDIAAQMLATTLGVPFDEDSSWDERQELWKVSDRIVRTTHITQSAIGQRNLWITVLAAAVFLFDEN, from the coding sequence ATGAATTTAGTACCGACTAAAATATTTTTTACCAAAGGGGTAGGGCGGCACAAGGAGAAACTGGCCAGTTTTGAGATGGCTCTGCGCGACGCCGGGATCCAGGCGGTCAACTACGTTCAGGTGTCCAGTATATTCCCTCCCGGCTGTAAACTGGTTACCCGCGAGCAGGGGATGAGGTCGATCAAGCCGGGTGAGATCACCTTTATCGTCATGTCCCGCAATGACACTAACGAACCGCACCGCCTGATTTCCGCTTCAGTCGGGATGGCGATTCCCTCGGACCCCAATTCCTACGGTTACCTTAGCGAACATCACGGGAACGGGATGACCGACGAAGAGTGCGGAGATTACGCTGAAGATATCGCCGCGCAGATGCTGGCGACGACCCTGGGGGTCCCCTTTGACGAAGACTCCAGCTGGGACGAGCGGCAGGAGCTCTGGAAAGTATCCGACCGGATCGTCCGGACCACCCACATTACCCAGAGCGCCATCGGCCAACGGAATCTGTGGATCACCGTCCTGGCCGCGGCGGTCTTTCTTTTTGACGAGAATTGA
- a CDS encoding anaerobic ribonucleoside-triphosphate reductase activating protein: MAASDLRIKGFLETSFLDWDGKIVSVVFLPNCNFRCPFCHNVTLVTDPDKHETVPVGRVIGFLKEHTDFIDGVCITGGEPALQANLGLVDFIAELKNMGLLVKLDTNGTDPDLLEKLYKDKMLDFVAMDVKGPLDERYYKLCGVQTDLAKVKKSIVLIMNSDVDYEFRTTVVPNLLYDQDIEDMAKGIRGAGKFVLQQFDPRNTLDPALGGVAPYQAEKLQEMAAIAGRYVKSVLVRGK, translated from the coding sequence ATGGCAGCCTCCGACCTGCGGATCAAAGGGTTTCTGGAGACCTCTTTCCTTGACTGGGACGGGAAGATCGTTTCGGTAGTTTTTCTCCCAAATTGTAATTTCCGTTGTCCGTTCTGCCACAATGTTACTCTGGTGACCGATCCCGACAAGCATGAAACCGTCCCTGTCGGTAGAGTCATTGGTTTTCTCAAGGAGCATACTGATTTTATTGACGGGGTCTGTATTACCGGTGGGGAGCCGGCACTCCAGGCCAACCTGGGCCTGGTTGATTTTATTGCTGAATTAAAAAATATGGGGCTCCTTGTGAAGCTGGATACCAACGGGACCGATCCCGACCTTTTAGAGAAGCTATATAAAGACAAAATGCTTGATTTTGTCGCTATGGATGTTAAAGGTCCGCTGGACGAGCGATATTATAAATTATGCGGTGTTCAAACAGATCTGGCCAAGGTCAAGAAGAGCATCGTCCTGATCATGAACAGCGATGTTGATTACGAGTTCAGGACAACAGTCGTACCGAACTTATTATATGACCAGGATATAGAAGATATGGCAAAAGGGATAAGAGGGGCGGGAAAATTTGTTCTCCAGCAGTTTGATCCCCGCAATACCCTTGACCCAGCGTTAGGGGGAGTCGCGCCATATCAGGCGGAGAAACTTCAGGAAATGGCGGCCATTGCCGGGCGTTACGTCAAGAGTGTTCTGGTCCGGGGGAAATAG